A stretch of DNA from Cygnus atratus isolate AKBS03 ecotype Queensland, Australia chromosome 6, CAtr_DNAZoo_HiC_assembly, whole genome shotgun sequence:
CATAACCAAAATTGTTTGTATTAACGCAACACTAACTACAAAATTATGTATTTGCCAAAGTTTAATgtgtttgaatattttaattagataGATGCAAATTTATCTAGccttaaaaaggaaatgatctGCTGCCTGAAACAGTCTATATAGAGTTCTTTGCAACATGAAGAATGGTAAAATTGGAACAGGTACTGCAGTTACCAAGATGACTTTTAGCGGGTTCTGCAGCTTTTACAAGACATCATAATAGAAAGGCTCATCACTTTGGAAATGTGCAATCAAAATAATCTATTACAATTATTCTTCTATGGTAGTAAAAAAGTATTGTTTGTATCTGTGAAATAACTGAATGAGCATAATACATTAATACACTGATTACTAGAAAGAACTATAAAAGTAAAGTGCCAGTAGAGACTTGAACTGCATTATTTAAcactttaatttcaaataagAGAGGTCATAGAGCTTATGTAGCTTGCTTGTAGACTAACTTATATCTTAATTCTTATCACGATAATGACTGTGACACCGGTATGGAGATGGCAAAATCAGCTTTCAGTTAACTGGTAGTATTTTAATCAAATCAGCAAAGCTCATCTGTTTCTtggcagaaaacatttctcactTCAAGCTCCTTTTCTTATCTGATACCACTACCAGTCTACTCTGGTTTCTAACCAACTAATTTCTAGTCTACTGTCATAAATCAATAGGAACTGTTCAATTGAATCAAGATAATAAAATGCTGCCTTCTGGGATAGAAGGAAGATTTGGTTAAGCgatacatatttttctaagtGTGTATCTATAGCTTTCCAAGACGAATTCTTGGATGTATTGCAGTTTCCTAAGATTTCAGTAAAGGATATGTTATctctataaaatatatatatttggtagaaatgattaaaaagaaatgcaacagaTACATTCTgattacaaacaaacaaacaacaaaaaactccaAGAAGTTTTAAAAGCCACATAACATTTCACTAAGATAACAGGCAAATTGTTCTATTTCTTTATCTGAATTCAAAATTTTAGACTAAAAACTTTTACAGTGCAACTCTGCAAAGTGCTGAGTGACCTCAAAGCCTATAGGTCTTAGTTGTTTGTGAGGGGTTTAATCAACTTGAGAAATCAAGTccttaaaaaagtaaacattagCAGAAAAGTTAAGTGCTTACAGCTAAATTCTGCTCTCTGGTACACTTCACAGCTTTCACTCATACCTGCAAAATCTCTCAGAACAGAATTTAGTCTCCATAACTTTTCATGACTGTAAgagataaaaacataaaattaaaaagtgacgTGGAAAACATGTTCCCATTATGTGATGCCATTcgtttttctttaaataaggaCTGAGCATGAACCAATATGATTTGTTTGGGACTCACTGGAATTTAAATTCATATGCAGAAAACTTGAATGTCTTTGAGCAAGCcatactgtaaataaaattgcaaCCTACATATATAACTCCATATAACTGAATTGGAAGGAACAGGCTTTTGGGCAGTTTACTAGTACTGCTgttctatatattttctttacatagTTGATCGTTGGCCTGCTTCATCAAGTTTGAAGTTTCGTTTTCTGGCTGCTTCACTGTTGAACCCCGCATCAGATCTGTCTGCATTACTGCAATCTGTCATGGTGGATTCTGCCTCCACGCCTTCCGGAGCCCCTCCATTGGGCCGCTGAACTTTAGCATTCTCTTCTGGTGGGCGCTTCCAGTGGGGCCTGCTTGCCATCCACAAAATAAGCGCACCAAATGTGACAATCAAAAGACCAAGACAGTTGACAAAAATAGCCTCTGGTGGGGATTCACTATATGCAGGACTTCGCctttggaaggagaaaaaaaaagttgttttaaagaCAATCCTGGTCTAAACCAGCAGTCTCCTGATAGATAAGaggtctttttaaaaacaaaaccaaagcatgtCCCAATACTAGATCATTACTGTTCTATACAAACAGAATTACAGTATGCAATGAATAAACTTAAtaaacaagtggaaaaaaattacttacagagaaaatagaagCTTTTCTGTGATTCCCATGAGAGCTGATGCAATCACTGCTACAAAGATGAGGAGACCCGAATAAACATGGATTGGCATGAGAGCTGCTCGGAGAGGAACTGGAGCAAATGGGAGCAGAAAGACAGCAAAGCCTAAGAAAAGctaaacacaaaacagattcATGGTTAAAGCTTTAGGGAAAACAAGCTGCATGTCTCAgtcaaaatcaaaaccattataaaaattgaaatttgaGGTGTTTTCAGGTACAAATTTCTTAAGAattggcatttttatttttgaatgggTTTCCTTGCAAAACCAAAGCAATCATTCTGGATTAGCATCTGGGAAGCAAACATTAGATATTTGATACATAATCCCACCTCATATCAGTGTCCAAACTTACTGCTAATGCTAAAACTGCTACCAATCTGAGTACGGGAAACACAAGTTTTCACTGTCAGTAACTCGGTAAGATATTAAAGGAATGACTAGCTACATGTTTACAGTCCCTTCAATTCCAAGTCCTGTTCTCCCCTTCTGTTATAGATTTATACATAAATGAAGATCAGAAGGCAGTTTAACCTTTTGCCTTGAGTGGACCAAAGAATTTCACCCTGGTAGAGCTTTCACTAAGTTAAAGGACACGCCTCTAGAAGGGCAATGGTCTACTGGCATTACAGAGTGAAGATGTGCGTGGGTAGCGTGAAGCTGTTCAGGGGCCATGAGTCCTCCCATTAGTGCTAAGTCTGTGACAGAGGAGAATACATCATGTCACGTGGTGGTTTCAGTCACAGGCTTGCACTGGCACCTTAAGGCTGTATCCTTTCTTTAGTTTGTTCTCCCTTAAATTAATCCTGCTGCTAAATGAGAAGTAGTACGTGAATTTGtatttcatcttgttttcatttccagcctTCATCCTTCTTTTGTCTTTCCACGCTAGATTAAAGAGCCGGGTATTTTCTCCCTGGGAAGCTTTTTAATACACCTTAATCAAGTCATGTCTTAATCTCCTTTTATATCTGCTAAACAATTGGAGCTTTTTAAGTCTTTCACTAGAAGGCAGTTTTTCTAGCTCTCAAATTacttttccagattttctttgcattttttttttttgaaattaaaaaatgtattccaTAGTATTGCGTACTGGTTTCAGCAATGACATATACGGAGGTAAAATAAACTCTTGTAAGTGAATTTATTTCTATTGTCAAAGCATTCTAAGAACTCATTTTGAGCTTAATGTCTTCTTTAGACACTTCTTTCCAGAGTCACTGCTTTCCAAGAAATAGTGTCCATTTGAcatttctgtcctattaaattTGTGTCCTTGTGCTGTACTATATTAACATACATTGgcttaaatataatatatttacaCTACTATTCCTGCAGGTATAATATTATGTGAGCATCCCCCCtcaataatttcttaattttgagATTGACCAACCATTTCCAGTGTCTTCTCTACTAACGGAAATACTATTTTATGACTCTTTCCTAACAATATTTCTCAATCACTTCAAAAATATCAGTCTGACTGGAGACTTACTTCCCTGGTTGGAAGGAGTAACATCACTATTCTATTGATCAGACAGACAAGGCATTTAGTTAAGTGCCATTGATCATGTTTAGagtagcaaaatgaaaagtagaATTAAGACGTTATTCACGGTTCTTCATCTTaaccattagaaaaaaatactgatactTAGTATAGTGGCAGCAGAGATTTCCCTGAAATAACTGCTATTAAGACGAGGAAAATCTTAACATTGTTCTTTCTTACTCATTAGCTGTAGTTGTTCAACTATAAAGTATATAGTTAACAATGCGGCAATATGCCTTCTTTTTTCTGAGTGTTAAAAACACTGTTCCAATACTAGTCCTAGCCTGAGCAGCGAAGGACAAAAGCATTAATTAATGTCCCACACATAGGATTTCTTCCTCCTAGTTAACTGTTTTCTATTTCCACGTAATAGAAGGACTTCAGAATTTTAGGTGCAGAAACATCACACCTGCATGTGTACACTACATGTCAGGGCACACCTGCTCTTCTTCTAAgccaaatgcaaaatatatcaagttagttcattttaaattatggtAACTCCAACTCTCTGGCAATAGCAGCAGTTAAAAGCAAGCACATGAACATTTATCAAAGATTTGCTGATTCAGGAAAACTGTATTCTCTGTAGTAACTAATTTACATGTCAGAGCCTTTAGGTCTGCACTGCCCCCTGCTGCGCTCGTTGTGGTGATACAGAACTCCTGAGACCAagaaaaaacttaaaatttatAAACTTATGCTAACTGCAAAAgaaacatcaacaacaaaaaagggaaaagcaattACTTCATTTGAGAATTCCTCAATAAAAGCTCTGTGTTTAAATACGCTGCCAACAAACCAAATCACTTGCTTTAACTTCAACAGTTTATAGAGCTTAGAAAAACACTACTGTATAATTGAACAGTAAATAAACCCagcaagtaaacaaaatatgctttaaaatactttttccttgaAGTCAAGGATCCAGTACTTGCTCATTTACATGCTGATTTGCCAAATCACGGAATTTAAGATGGGTATCCTAACAGAGCATATTGCAGGATacaatatattattatttaggGCCTATGGTACCTGAATTACTCAACACGTTCTTTAGCTTTACAACCGGTTTATAAATACAGTTAGATTCTGACCTGGagagaataaaatataacaGCAGTCAGCCCAATCCAGCTGTGCAGACTGTACATGTTGGGAATCTTCCTGGCATTGTGGTATTCAAACACGGCTACCATAGAAACAATTGCAAGAATCATAGCTATGGTATTTAATCCAGCATGTATGAACTTCATTAGGAGTTTACTGCACTTCCAGGTCCAAGGTAACCTGTACACAATAATGGctgaagaaagaacagaaacaagatGTTATGCCTTACAGTATAGCTTCTCTACGATTTTGATAATCATGCATCATTCACATATTTCTATTGTAAATTAGGGAAAATCTGACCTTTaatcctctaaaaaaaaaaatctattaaaaagctttttcttctacatAGCCAAACACATAGCATATTCCAAATATACAACTGAGGCGTAAATATAGCTTTTAGGGAAATTTATTACTaacttttttgaaaaattcaagTGTGTTTCAAAAAAGTAATAGTAAAATACTTGTCatcttttctttgttacttAAATGGATCTGACAGGAAGTCTGCAcaggattttgatttttctgctaCTAGCCAGATTGGAGGAATAAGGCCTAATTCTTATATCCAGAAGATCACACACTGAGAAAGgatgcaagatttttttttttaaatgtttattctcTTTGCAATTTTTCATGATGCTATTTACTAATTACGTAGATATTTATATAGCTGTATCTATTACCTTGATATTAGTAGGACTATTTTACACAGGAAAAGGCTACCCAGCACACGGGAATCATAATCCTACTTTAAGAAATAATAGGATCTGGCAGCTACAACTCTCGAAGCACTGTTAAATGTAAGAAAGATCTTTTGCCTATAGTTACACATATAACACTAGCATACTGTGTTTTGTCCAgtgtgaagaaaacaacaatttcTAGTACTCTGATTCCAGATGTTCCATAAGAATATCAGCCTGGAGTGCTCCTCGCCAAGCTCTTTCCTcactgctccttccctgccatGACTGACCCGTCTGTTGCACAAAGACCAGACCAGATCACTGAAGCCCCAGGTACTTCTGAATAAAAACCTGCAGTATTTCTGGATGTGCGCTAACACACAAGTACATTCAGATAACAGGGGACAAATATTTATGAGCAGGCCCAGTCATTTGACCAATAAACGCTAATGCTTTGCCTGGGCAAAAAGGCTATGCTCCATTCATCTAATTCATCAAATCTTTATTTAAGGTTTCTGCTTATGAAATGATATTCAAATCCTTATATATAATTAGCTGTATTAAAACCAAATAATATATCCaggtttaaaaagaagtttccaTTCCAAACActcatgagaaaataaatgtactaGAAAATACAGATATCTATTACCTGATAAATATCTATTACCTGATACTACCTGCAAACAATAAGTATTTACTTAAGTAATTCTCATGTGCTTTCCTCATTACTTCTCCATAACCCTAtctttttatgcaaaaaaaaaaaaaaggaaaaactcaaCGTCGCAATGAGTAAGtggcaaattaattttaaagttctATTTACACATATGTATATTGACTTGGATACATGCCAGGAAATACAGCACTCCGCTACataattcacaaagaaaacactgttcGTAAGTGGAATTTCCAGTCTACAAGCAGATTTTAAATCAATATGTGCTTTTACATACTGTGTAAATATATAATACTGGAATGAAAGTGtcccttaaaatatttaaatatatacaacaTTTAGATAGTTCTCaactttctactttttaaaagagGCAGGagcaaatcagaagaaaaatcaggaagataGAAGCCTTGTTTTAAAGACAGCTTGATAGTACTCAGTCTATATGACAGAATTTGATATATGTGATTCAGCACAATGAGCTTATGATCACCTACAACAGTTCCCCAAAATTTATACAGTAATCTTATAGCTTgttaatattgaaataattgCTTGCATTAGGCAAAATTTAGCATCAAGGATTTCTAACCTAGTACAGCTGGTATGCCAAAAGGTCACAACCAAACCTCAGTATCGTATCAGGATATTCCCAGTAAATCTTCCATGCTCTGTCTATTATCAATAGTTTGTTCCAAGTGGAACAGAGTACTGGACTCTAAATATCTCAAAGTCAACTTGAGCTGAATAGATCCTGGTCTCAGATTTCAGCCTTGGTTCTCAAAGGGTCATGTCCAGGCTAAAATTTTTgtctaacatttttctttggtgCATAAGACACTGTCATCTATTTAACTTTCAAAATCACTATCAAACTCCGTATCCACTTAGTCTCAGATCTCTGTATGGGCCATGAATCTTTTTGTCTGTCTACCTTTTGGAAATACTataagagaaaagcaagaaatgcagATAAATGGCTTGGACACTtactagcaatgccatgcatTAGCATGTTATGTGCTGTATGGACAGCAGGACAAATCCATGATAGCACATTTTGGTTTCATCCCCTTTCAGTAAGGACTGTGTGTGAAGTTAAACATTGCAACTTGAGTAGACCTGCCAGTTTACCACTGAGAAAAGGCACAGTCTCCTTTCCCCATCACCACTTTCACTTCCTTTCTGACTGTGTGCTTCCCCCAACCCTGCTTTGTCACAACTGGTGCTTCTCCAACCAGCAGGAGGGAGCAAGACACTCCAGAGAACAATGCGGAGAGGAGGAAGGACCTGAGGCTTTCAGTGGCACTCCTAAAAGAGTGACTCAGCTGTAATCTGTAATTTCATCTCAAATTTAAATTAGCCTGGGTTCAAAGCACTTACACAGTTATAGCATTTTTAGTAGTGATGTGTTAAAGCAGTCCTGTAAAGAACTTCCTTTATGTACAACATCTCTCTTAGTAAGAGGACTGCTGTTATTCAAGTCTAGGCATCCTTAGACACAGCTGCTTCACTCTGATCTCACTCTTGCTTTGaactttgattttaaagcaCATCACACAGGGTGGAGTGATCTTGCAATATTTTATGTGGTGTAGGACACCTTGTTCATCGCCAAGTATACAAAGCAAAATTCTAGTGAGCTCTCTAGTACTTCTGACTGgtgagtgctgcagtgcagtATAATGGATTGCTCATGGGACACCTTCTGCCCCAGAGGGCACATGGTGTGGTTCTGGGGATAAACCGGGCTTGCACTACACAACACCTCCCAGCTGCCAGAAGGGAACAATTCGCTTCGCTCCTCGGATGATCCTACTGCTTGCCTTTGGCAAGTTCTGTATGGCCGCTAGATTCTTTGGGAAACACTTTAGCACTAGAATGAACGAAGTAAACCCAATAAAATAAGTCCCCATTTATAATTTCAAAGGACTCTAAAGTCATCAAGAGAACTGCCTCTTCACAGCCTGCCTCTGATGAGACCCTTGCAGCTCAGAAGTCACTTGCCCTTCAAATTCCTCAGAATTCTAAAGCTCAGTGAACGTTAGAAACTCCAGGAATTaaccatttttcctttttatcagaTGTTTTGTTATATTCGAAGCAGAGGTAATTGTGTTTGTCAGATAATTTGGAGCAAGCATTATCTTTAGATATGATTTAAAGATGCAAGAATATGATTACTTCAAAATAGATTTGCACTTGCTCTCCTGGCTGTTGCACCTTGTCCACTATCTCCCTTCTCCCATCTGCGGTACTTCTGAGAACTTTTGTGAAGACAATTCAACTTgctattccagaaaaaaaaatactggaggAGTAGGGTGGCAGGGAAAGGGTTGCTTATGGGTCTGACAACAGTCAGAGATGGCACAAATGAGGCAGGAGGAAGATGAAGCCAGAGTCAAGGAGAAAGCTGAAAGGGcaaagtgggggaaaaatgtaGAGTATTTCAGCCAGAGTGAGCTGTTACATTGTCTCATCCATTTACCTAATTTCATCCACACAGATGAAATTTCACAGAGTTGTAGAATAccttgggttggaagggtctttaaaggtcatctagtaCAACCCCCCTGGCACGGAAAGGGACACCTTTCACTAGGtgaggttgctcaaagccccatccaacctgacaTTTAATTGACTCTAGAACACCACACGGTAGTGTGGTAGACcaggatttttccttctttctttctctgcaagaTCTCTTATGTAACATTCATGTTATACTCTTTTATCAATATATTGCTGTCTTTAGGCCATGTCCTCATTTTAAGCctgtttaaaatacaagttaCATGATATTTATAAATCATATCTGATGAGGAATATTAATTGTGCCAGTATCTTCCAAGATATAGTGTCAACCTCGCTGCAAACTTTATTGTGCAGAGGTTAAATGTAACTAATAAATACCATAGAAGACTGACCCGAGGATGAGAGACAGAGTAGAGCGGGATGAGAGACTACCCCATCCTCCTTGTTCTGTCTTTATTCAATTTTCCACAACCCCAAAACCCACTCTGCTGTTCCTCAGTATCCAATATAAACTGTCACACCTCTGTAgataaaaatatccttttatgAGGTGAGTAATGAGTTGAGAAAccctcaaaaatattttactctgCATTAGATCATAAGGGAGATCTCATAATTAGTTCTTTGGAAGGAACCAAGCATTATCATTTACAGACCAAACATGAAACAGCAAGTAAATACTTCTTTGGAGCGTGCCCTGGTGTCTACAGTCATCATGCAACAATTAtgatataaaactatttttcctcaTGTGTTTTCCCTAtcttattcttttaaaagaatgttGCTGTGCTAAGATGCACACAAACTTTTATtgcctgtattttttcccactttaaAGTCTAGAAAATCATCTGGACAATTACTGTGCACTGCCAGTGTTTTGTCAGGTATCATTTATGTACAGGTACTGATCCACAAATAGTTAGTATTAATATTACCATGCCTACAGCTTTTTCATTTATGTGACAAGATATATACAGCAATGTACTTCCCCACATCCACATTATTATGGTCATCCCTTCCGCCTCCCACAGACCAACAATACAGTTCTATCCTTTGTATAGAGTTCAGTGAACTCAAGAAACAGGTGATTTGGTTACTATTTCAAATCCTGCACACAAATTTAACCAAGGTTATTTAGCTATTCCTTTCCACGTTTAACTacttaaagatttatttttcttgtacgTGCCCAAAGAAATAAGCTATTCCCTAGACTCATCcaaattactttgaaatgtaGTTGACAAAAGTCTGCCATTGAATTCAATCAGATCCAGAGTAGTGTCtgatctgctgctgtttcatctAATTTTATATAATACTCCGTCAGTCTGCaactttgctttttgtattaTGTAACAGAATTTCCAACTCCAAATAATGCTCTATTATTAATGAATTTCTTgtgtatgttctttttttccgAGCCACAGTAAACTTCCATTTACTTTACAAATACTCTTACCTACACAAGGCCTGAGGAAACATCCTTACTCTGAAACAGGGGCAAACTGAGTTTCAGAGGAAATAGAAGCAAATGAGTAGGAagaagttctgcagaaaacCTCCCcctattttctgcaaaaattctaggtctttaaaaagaaaaagcacagtaGTTTGATCACAATAAGTACTATTTATCTTAGTGAAGTCAACAGGTGTTCTTCATTACTTATTTATAGCCTGAAATTACACTTCACGTGACCTATTGAGCAACATTATATAAAACAGcttcaaagaatttttattGCTCAAAACTTATTTGTAACTTAAAGCCACGAAGCACAGCACACACCCCACTGCtgctgagaaaattaaatttgcagCGTCTGTTCAAATCACCAAATTCCCTACGTAACCAGAAGTAGGCAGCCACCCACTCCTCCTGCATCTTCCAGCCTCCGACTGGCTGGGCTCCTGCCGCAGAGCGAGCACACATGCGATCCAAACACCACGTTCCACGGGAATGAATGTCCAGATGTGCTGGACATGTTTCCTGGCGGGGCGAGTGCAATCTATCATTCAGCAACGAAGCAAATGTAAATAAGGTTACTAGCAATGAAATCCTAAGTTAATTCCTcctattacaaagaaaaaatacttctgtttatATTTATGCTTTAAGCCTCTAGAGGCTCTTCGTTACTTAAGAACAGTAAAGTCTTCCCCTCACCTCCCCCCTGAGAACTCAGTGGTAAAACTGGACGAATTTCCACTGTTGCCTGCAACATTCATTTGCCCTTCTTTGAGAAATTACTGACATTTCTTAGTGTATTCTCTGTACATTGAAACTAGCAAGAATTTTGTCACCGACTTTGTCAGAACATACCGTTGGGAGCTGTTATGTCTGTCAAATTTCCCCATTAGTCTTAATGCCATTAGCATAAACATTAACTCCCaaatttcaggatttttaaGGTACTGTCCGGTGCCCTTATTTTTTGCAACATCAAGCTTTAGTCAAATATATTACCTGACTAGTTAGCATCTCTGTGGTGCTCTATCATTATCTGCTTTTTAAGCTTTCCTGAGAGTATTGCATTTATCTCTCCTAAATTCTTACCATTTATCAACTGTATCATCTCTAATTTAGTCATTTTCTTGGAATTAGCTCATTACACTAACAGCAAAAACACATAGTTCAAACCCCACATTCCTGTTGGCATCAAAGAACAGCGCTTGCCCTCAAGGCCTAACACACGAACAGTGCATGATGGAAGAAAAGGCACTGTTCACGTTGCGAGTAACGGGACGCTTTTAAGTTAGTCTGAGGCCGAACCCTATGCAATCAAATGTTCATGCACTATTGAAAAGTGATCCCACCCCAtcataataaaattttatactACTCAGGCAACAGAAttgaaagttaatttaaaagatgtatttctCAAAAGAATTTACACAACATCTGCACTGACGAACTGCGCCGTGGCAATGCTTTTGGTGCTATGACTTCCTTGGCACCAACCCCGCTCCTGGGTCTGGCTTCAGCGGTGCTGAACTTTCCTTTCTCCTCGGGAGACTCAAGAATGCGAGCCAGCAGGGACACAGCCAAAAGAGAGAAACTTTCCTTGGGCAGCAGTTCTGGCATTTCGGTTCCCAGCTCCCCCGAACTGAGGCTGGCTAGGAAAACACCTCGCGAGCACTGCGCAAAGCACTCCCAAATCCAGGCCAGGGTAAACAAGTGCTcgaagggaaggaaaaaaagaaagaaagaaagaaagaaaaagaaaacaacaaaaatacacatcCCAGCTTCGCCTTACTACAAAGGACCCTTTGTCCCGTCTCGGTGCGAGCGCTaccttgccttgccttcctttcccttgccttgccttgccttccctctcctccccgccggccgccccccggccccgcagcccccacgCACCGATGCCCTGGACGAAGACGAAGCCCGTGACGACGAGGACGGGGTGCCAGTTGAACTCCGCCGCGCCGCCGTCCCAGCCGAGCCCCTCGCGGTAGCGGAAGACCCAGACGAGGGAGCAGACGACCGCCACGAAGCCGAGCAGCAGCGCCGAGACGAGCAGCGCCAGGAACCGCCGGTAGCCCTCCATCTtccgcgccccgctccgccgcggCGCAGGggagggacgggacgggacggagggaggggaaggggcaggggcagggcggGGTCGGGGTCGGCCCGGGGCCGGGGAGCCGCCCAGCTCCCGCTGCCGGCCGGGAGCCGGGAACGCGCCGCGCGGTCCCGCCCGGGCTGACCCCCGCAGGGTGCCGGCCCCGCCTGCGCCCTCCTTCGCGGGGGGGTCAGGGGGTTGAGGCACCGGTTCGCCGGCACCGGTGGGCAAACCGGGACGAACCGGGACCAACCGGGGCAAATCGGGAGCACGGCGCGGTGCTGAGGCCAGGAACACACAGGAGATGCATGCTGAGAGGCTTCGACGTGTCGTGCTCCGAGCACGCTTCCAGGCACGACCATCCACTTTGGTTCCCAGCGGGTTCCCGAGTGAtgaaatttgaaacaaatactCGCCGTTTTCACACATGGATGCTGGCGTGCGTCTGGAGGAGTGTTTGGGCATTGTGCTGTTGGGACCTGCCAGGCTAGGCGGTTTAGTTACATTGAGACATTagtttgttcgttttttttgtttaagtcCACTATTGGTTACAATACTTAACTAAGATCTTACGATTAACGTCTCCTCTGGGTGGCCTGCCCTATCCTTCCAATGGGCCA
This window harbors:
- the LOC118257643 gene encoding plasma membrane ascorbate-dependent reductase CYBRD1, coding for MEGYRRFLALLVSALLLGFVAVVCSLVWVFRYREGLGWDGGAAEFNWHPVLVVTGFVFVQGIAIIVYRLPWTWKCSKLLMKFIHAGLNTIAMILAIVSMVAVFEYHNARKIPNMYSLHSWIGLTAVIFYSLQLFLGFAVFLLPFAPVPLRAALMPIHVYSGLLIFVAVIASALMGITEKLLFSLRSPAYSESPPEAIFVNCLGLLIVTFGALILWMASRPHWKRPPEENAKVQRPNGGAPEGVEAESTMTDCSNADRSDAGFNSEAARKRNFKLDEAGQRSTM